In Dehalococcoidia bacterium, a genomic segment contains:
- a CDS encoding class I SAM-dependent methyltransferase: protein SESLTARQYDRWLQGRSLSGKAYEFFASVPGSMFVNTPVFRLDRLLRLRADQRLLDVGCGRASLLQVLASRVRFEKPPVGIDLSPEMLRRARRDSARAMSPDISLVQGSALSLPFRSELFDVVTSSYLIKHLDDAGLVRLLREMHRVLKAGGLALLWEFGPTRSESLNRWHRWLLTRGVESCNLRSFADIAAAATSSGFEWVENAHLRPFLFPPIPRVSVILGKAPEEWRQRTGPGRARHASRGMMDSQPIDTAGSP from the coding sequence TGAGCGAGTCACTAACCGCCCGCCAGTACGACCGCTGGCTGCAAGGAAGGTCCCTGAGCGGGAAAGCCTACGAGTTCTTTGCCTCCGTACCCGGTTCCATGTTCGTCAACACACCGGTCTTTCGGCTTGACCGGCTACTGCGACTACGGGCGGATCAGCGCCTGCTCGACGTCGGTTGCGGGCGGGCAAGCCTCCTGCAGGTCCTGGCTTCGCGAGTCAGGTTCGAAAAACCTCCTGTAGGGATCGACCTTTCGCCCGAGATGTTACGCCGCGCGCGCCGGGACAGCGCCAGGGCTATGTCCCCGGACATCTCGTTAGTCCAGGGCTCAGCTTTGAGTTTGCCTTTTCGTAGTGAGCTGTTCGATGTGGTGACGTCGAGTTACCTGATCAAGCACCTGGACGACGCCGGGCTCGTCCGCCTGTTGAGGGAGATGCATCGAGTCCTGAAGGCCGGCGGCCTGGCTCTCCTCTGGGAGTTCGGTCCAACTCGCTCCGAGTCCTTGAACCGCTGGCATCGGTGGCTGCTCACCCGTGGCGTCGAGTCCTGCAACCTGAGAAGCTTCGCCGACATTGCTGCGGCCGCAACGTCTTCCGGGTTCGAGTGGGTAGAGAACGCCCACCTGCGGCCTTTTCTCTTCCCGCCCATTCCGCGCGTCTCAGTCATCCTCGGCAAGGCGCCGGAAGAGTGGCGGCAGCGGACCGGCCCGGGTCGCGCGCGTCACGCCAGCAGGGGGATGATGGACAGCCAGCCTATCGATACAGCTGGTTCTCCCTGA